The Dermacentor albipictus isolate Rhodes 1998 colony unplaced genomic scaffold, USDA_Dalb.pri_finalv2 scaffold_20, whole genome shotgun sequence DNA window TTTGTGTCAGTTTTCCTTTTAGCACACTATATTTGAAAAAATCTTCCACAACAATTTTTTAAAAAGATGCAATAAAGCAGAATAAGAAGCATTTAAGAAATAAAGTTGTGCACATCCCCACACTGTGGGAACTGATGTTATGCGAAACATCTCGCAGGCAGCTGGCTATGCAACATTGTTTGGAGTTCCGCAATGCGTCACCAAGTTGACCAATGTGTCGCGCAAATCCAGTATTTGTGCGTGCGAAGCAAGTCGAATGAACTAGAATTAATGCGAGTGTGTGTGACAAAGCAGCAAGACGAGGGTGATAGCAACGACGACTGCATGATTTCTACGAATGATTGAACTGATGTGAACGAGCAGCATGGAGGTGCAAGATGGGTAAGAAGTGCAGAAACTAAATGCTCAATGATGGCAGCACGTGGCATCACTTGGAGGGCACAAAATGGGTGACTTGATGACGATACTCTAGCACAACCTGAAGCCCGTGTCCTTCTTTATAGCCACTGGGATGAGTGACGTGGTGCAGCTGCTCGCCTTGGCCGAGCTACGATTTCGCTGCCATACTGGACTTCAATGCAGCGTTGTTGCACTACAACACTGTGAGTACCAGGAAAAAGTATGCCTCGATGTTTGACTAAGAGGTCTGGCAATGAGGAGGAGGTCTGGGAAAGTCCGGTACGAGCTTTGCAAGGAACGAGGAGGCAGTGCATTGCCACCCGGTGTTTGAAAATTAACGCTCGTGGGAAACTTGCttttcaataactgaacaaatGATGTTCTGCTGCCACTATTGCTGGGATCTTCCTATGGCATGCCACTTGGCTTGAGCGCAGATGGCACCCAAGAAGCAGAGGCGAAAGCTGAATTATGAACCTGCAATGATGCAACAACTATCACAGCATGACAAACAGGAGTATACCATATAATCATCAGCCAAAGTTGGTAGGCAACTTGGCCCACAGGATAAGCATAAGTTCTTGCTTTGGTAATGCCATGCTGTGCATGCATCAATGGATGTCATGAATTTATCTAGTTTTTGTCATGCATGTCATGGCATTAATGGGAATCATGTCATGGCTTGACGTACATACCATGGCATTCATGCCAATTATTTTATGACATACATGGCATGACGTGTCATTAATGTCTCAcgtgaatgtcatgacatgcatatCCAGAATATATCCAGTTAAAGAAATGTATGTCACGTCATTCATGTTAGTTCCATTTCCTAACAACATATCAGGATATTCATGACATGTATGAAATGACACACATCACATGAATGACGAGGTGATGGCATCGTGGCCATTTTTTCAACTGGATATGCATCAGTATATGTGTGGTGCACATGcaaacatgacatgacaagaatgaCATGGAACAACATGCTCATGCATGTTTTGTCATTACTGTCATGCCATGCAATTTATGGCATTCATGTTGTGACATGCATGTCACTCATGTGATTAAATTTCtgtcatgtcattcatgtcaAGTCCTGTACACCTGTCATGTCATTCATATCCAAATATTATATCAAGTTAAAGTAACAACGGCAACAGTATCATGCCATTTATGTGATGAAATACATGCCATGACATGCAGTTGCATGTCTTGTCATTCATGCTATTACatgcatgtcattcatgtcaggTCATGCATGCATTTCATTAACATTCTGATATATATGAACCCCAAACAATGTTGCATAGCCAGCTGCCTGCAAAATGTTTCGcataacatcaattcccacagtgcagGGGATCTGCACAACTTTATTTCTTAAATGCTTCttacccccgaatgcagagatttAACTTGGATcgtgcttggacttgactttatGAAGTCAACCTGAAGCAAGAAGCAGACTTCAAAATGCCCAAGTCAGCTTGGAATTCGCGGAATTTTCAGCAAGGGCttcgcctctgaaaatgctgtatccatggcgtcgcaagcaaactcgaaagcagctaacctctgCACGACGTCCATTcaggaggctgccatgttggaataacgcaCGAAGTCAGTtacaagctagcccgggagcagacttgaAACTTGGGCGTACTTCAACCCAGCCAAGTCATTCGCAAGTCGTCCATAAGCTCGAGAACGATTTAAGACGCGCGgtgaagctgtcttgagactgccaggaGTCAAGTTCGAGctaagttagatctctgcattcagGGGTTATTGTGCTTTATTGCATCCTTTTAAAAAATTGTTATGGAAGATTTCTTCGAAAGTAATGAGTTAAAAGGAGTACTGACAGAAAAATTTTCTACCCCCCTTTTCTTTGCTTGATCAGATAGCTGTTGAACCCATAACTAATCTCGTGCCAGAATTCCTTCAATGCACAAAAAACTTGCTAATTATGCCCTGCATTAAAGTGACTGTTTCAAAATGCATGCAAAATGGAGCAAGGTTTTCTGGCGTAGTGTTCGTTTGCAACTTATCTCTGTACCTCATGAAAATCGGAGGCAGTGGTCACAAACTGCTGACACAAGTGCCAGACAACCGCAATGGCACCATGTCACTGATAACATGTATGTCATCACATATCGCTCATGTTATGtatgctgttaagaacggccagctgcagtgcaagtttgccagccatttacgccagcggtggcaaccttATCTTGGAACGccgccaccaacctctagccacggcgtgactaagtcgactttgtgtcgggaacaatacgcccgtcttccactctccgtcgcttcagctaggatgtgtttgacgaagcaggctttgtgctgaaaccgccaccgttacgctctagcctcgtcgctgTTGTGatggaatgagttcggcgggccaactattgttaccgaactccccaacgcggacctgatctgctacgggtgggggagttgccgTGGGAACGTCGTCGTAGGCTCCTTTCCATGCGCCGACCAAGAcccaagacaatgtgctacccgggcgcgctaCCCGGGTCGGCTCCGAGCTCTACAAAGCcgctctgacgtcggctccggactgggcacctgtgtgtgtgcatgtgtgtgtgtaacccgtcccggggagaggcggcATGTTTACAATGACTAGACGAACGTTTctgtccccttggaatcaaggggggggggggggggcccgagTGCTTATAAGCCACTGTTGTGCAGATGCTCAACatacttttcttaagcagtcatgttggactgagacactctctcaagtagtcgtgttagactgacgtactttctctcgcagtcatgctagactgatgaactgcatgtaaatacagtaaataaacccgtattcctcgtctcgatgagaagcagtccttcccttcatcaacgtcctcagcgtggataagttggacgacggcataggccagctaccttcgaattcatgccggactccaatcttgacaaccggttacgagcgatgggattgagcccccaatcctgacaattcATGCATGCCATGCCGCCTCATGCCTATTCCGATATACATAGAGATGAAGAAacaaccacgacggcatcacaacgtagcaggctagatagatagatagattcaaaacaCCTGAAgttcgcaaagaatgcttcgcattaaaactgCTGCCTACTCTCCATCATGCTTAGCAATTATCTCAGCCACACTCACCCCAGCATGTCCCTAGTATCCTGTGCAGACCTTTAAAGAGAGTGCAGTGTGCTTTGAAACCACACATTTTACCGGCGCCTTTTCTGCTTTTGCTGTATTTGGTGGCTCGTACACTGTCGACAACAAgtgccccatttttttttttttactggctgaAGCACCAGTTCCTCAAAGTGTATCTTTCAACCAATGGCCTAGTACAGGGCTGCAGcccttatataaaaaaaaaaaaagagctggcCAAAATAAATCTTACTGGGAATTCACAGCTACAACTAGTGCCATCACACATCTTCTGTCATGCTTGTCACTACTTAAAGTACATCTCACATTGTCATGTCAGCTACAGCAGACAACCTTCGTCTACCCGAAACTCCTGGCAGCTATCACTGTTCGATGAATAGCAAAAATTTGTGAAAGTAGGGATTTTGACATTTTCACTGTAGCATCGTTGAACCACTCCTAGCTCTCACGGCCAGGGTGTTGAACCGAACTGGGACTGAACTGGCATTTTCAGCTGAAACAGAACCAAACCGAACTGTTAATTTTCTGCCATTTTGGAACTGAACCCGAACTGGAACTTATCAAGAACCGTCCAGAACCGGTTCAGCAAATGGCTCAGAAGGCCCTATGGAGCTTCTGCTAGGGCATGTCAGAGGGGGAACATTTCACAAAGGCTCAAAGCCATCCCATAGTTGGAGAACAATTTCCATGCAACCGACAAGACTTAAATAACTTCAAATAACCTGAACTAAAATTCTGACACTCATTATGTTGTTAATTCTTCTGCAACCAAGGCTGCCTTTATACGATGAAAGATGCCAGCATGTTATGTGTGCTTGCACACCTTGCTGAAGTAATGAGACCGGAACAATCCTGTTCCAACTTCCAGTTGTTTTATTACTGCACATAGTTGGCTGAGCTGCAGTTGTACTCCAACCATGCATGAGAAATCCATAGCGTTTAAACTCCTGACATTTTTTTGGTTCTACTTGGTGTCATGTGTGACATGACACTGCTTCATGTGACCACAATGACCgtgaaagaaggaaggaaagcttCCCGTAGAATCTACAGACCAGATAAGTACAGATAAAACTAACCCTTTCAGATGCTGTATACACAATTGTGCACACATCAACAGCAGAAGCACTAATGAAAGTACAgagaaacctcgttaaaccgtagttggccggagctcggaaaaagtatgtactaaatggtagtagtactacttaaccgaaatagcacaaGATCGGCCACTGTCCTGTCAAAAACGAAACTCAGAGAgggtgcgatgaaaggggaaagaaCATGCAGTATTGTGCAGTTTGATGCCGCGGTAGCCTAGCcgtgacgacagcggcctcaaacttactgaagctgtgagccagcttttcagccagcccactcttctcagcaaacacttgcatggcagattcctcgttggcgttgcatattctacGTGCACAGGCGCTGTAGCACTGCAGAAATtgtggggcgcctttttcattgcggggtgccgTTCTCGTCAtgatgattgcattcatgaggctgatgtaatgcgcagcttctgccactgttgggcctgaatcacccgtgctgttgctttctgtgttgtcctcatcactgtcgatAGGTGACACTTCAATAACAACAGAAGCAATGacggcgaaaagtcgaacctcgtagccgacatctttttgcagtcgcagcagcgctgctgagctacttcttcgcattccaaatgccacacactgtagccAACAGTAGATCCGTGTCGTGTACCAGTGCCAACTTATTCGTGTCATGTTTGATAGCACgaatgatgtctaatttttcttctatgctgagcacccggtatcttttttatccgagttccggcatgacgcgagtccttgcttgcacgatGTCACAATGCTCTTGTTGAGAATTGCTAGCGGCCGTCGCATGTTTCTTGCAACCGTGGTTGGGGGCCCGGCGATGCACCAAgagtgagccggcgaacggacgaggggcgccccgctgggctggtgtcccgaccggcgcctcgacccgcaacctGATCCTACCCCGTGTTTTCAGTGGACCGCCTGCTGGGCGCGAATGGCCGGCACCtccgagaaggacgaaggcgtcCGTGTGGCCAACGGAGAAGTTggattttgtatttttttcttttctttttctcttcactgcgatgtcttttgtaaaataaacgttcagtcttgaagcgaacccagacgagtgagaatcgttccttcgaggctcctgcgtgcgcgaCCGCTATATGCCGGCCGAAAGAGTCTCACGCAGTTTTGTAGTCGCACTCGCAAAGTAACCTCTACAGTGTTGGTCGTAGATTTAATTATTCTACATTTTCTGGAGCCGTAACTTGGGAGCGCTACATCTGGAAGAACTTCGCCTGCTGCATCATGGAGTGAATACAAAGGAAGCAAGCCGCCCTGCGACAAGCCATCGACACTTCCATCGCAGCGGCCAGCACCCTACTTCAAGCGACGGAAGCACCAACCGGTGAGCTTGAACAACATTTGGACATCCTTCTTGAGCAAGCTGAAGAGCTTAAAGCAGTCAACGACACTATAGAAAAGAAAGTTGACCTACAAGAGCTTGACACCGTATTAACAGAGTGCGCTGCGTACAGCTTGAAAATTTGCAACTTGAAAACAAGGATAAGAAGGGCACTGAGAGGTGGAGCCGCGAGCGAAACAATGTCAAGTACACCATCTGAAACAGGGAATAACTCTCACCACGTTGCACAGTCAGGTTTCGTCCAGCATGCAGTTACGACAACTCTTCAGCTACCGTCGACAATGACAAGACTTCCGAAGCTAGAGATCGTCAAATTCGACGGAAACCTGCGCTCATGGCACAGATTCTGGAATCAGTTCGAGTCGACCATCCACAAGAATCCAGCTCTACATCCAACTGACAAGTTTCAGTACTTGACGAGCTATCTCACCGGCAAAGCGGCAGCCGCTATCGACGGGCTTCCAcacagtgggcctcttcgattttcggagttctggcagcccgctagCAGCAAAGACGGCAACCAGCTAGTTGTGGTTCTGACAGGAAGtgacgtgggctgggatcccaagacaacccgaatctgcccgaagtttgcaaaatcgaatgCCGGTAcggctggccaaatgtaaacatgctaccagcatggcagtgcccggcgaggccggcacgcgctcggcgtagtcggctcatttatgcgttgccagcttgaaaatatatagttgcattcaggaatacgatcacTTTCACGCGACTCGGTgcaggacgcgtactgggccaacctcgccttgcgtagcgcaacagatggccttcGACGTGGTGGATGACAAGACatgaaatcgtgattgtatactctaaagcgatagctggaggatccctgctcgcagcgatcacgtcgcccaccagcgacattgatgagttggcactgtgtcatcacaagacatgaaaaagcaagttatcgggtacgtctcatacgcacaaaatttcgcgccgacttgcttgggcttcgatttcagaaagtttgttgtggctggtggtgcttctcattttgaccctaaggagctagggacgcggctggcgcatgaaaatgcacattgcctgtgaccagcgaaacgtttcacacgacaAACAACATTGGTTGCAATCAttagagcaataagccaatgtacgtgtgtctaaatgtaccgagtgcaatcagtgtattattagatcaacggcctgcagttcgaacacatatcggtttcgagctgccacctaagcatacaaCGGAGAGaaggagcgaacacgggctagctgcaaagccttcactaactgcagagaaaggagagatatacatacgcgagatatgtgaaaaggaacgccaccaatgaaagacgaacccaaaatgtgccgcaatgtgtgaatgagcgtctacaacttgcgtggaacccGATGCAgttaacatgcacgcatgagagtgCGGCGCtctgttcaccgccgcgaagaagcaatcaggggacacacacacatatacacacacacaaaagcttcaaacggttcaccacggctcgtatcacaccgcttcgcgatgcggaacggagtgTTAGCACCTagaaagataacgctagaagtaaggaaatccgaagatgatagtagacagttggctgagcgaggtaaatgtAAGTCCTCAAGTGCCCGCATTGCAATCTGTGGAGTCCcagcaaagatggcggcgagcacccatcgcctcttttaatcgtctgctagccagagagcagccagaccaaaatcgtcctggcaggttctggcagcctgcgggtagccagaagtggcaaatcgaagaagcccagtgaCCAAAATTATGAAATTGCAGTGAAGAGATTGGTTGAAAGATTCGGAAAGGACGACGTTATCATTGAGGAACACATGTCGAGGTTGCTCAACATCCGATCTGTCCATAACATCCTCGACACTGAGAGGCTGGGGACCCTTTATGATGAGGTCCAGACGGGGGTTCGGAGCCTCGAGGCATTGGGTGTGGCGTCGAACACTTATGGAGTACTTTTATTGACAGTCCTACGGAAGAACATCCTGAATGAGCTTTGCCTCGGTTACTGCAGACAAAAGACAACATCTGCAGTCACGCCAGGAGATGACCTTCAAAATTTCCTCAGTTTCCTCAAGACCCAAGTAGAAAGTCGAGAGAGGGCCGAATGTGGAACCTGTCAACAGCTGAGCACCGACAGGCTGAGTTGCCCGATCCGCAAGGATATTCCTGAAAAGAAGGAGTCTGCGTCAGTTTTAATTGCTGTCACGAAAGCTGAAACACACTGCAAATTTTGCGAAGCGAGCAGTCACTTAACCGCTGACTGTGAAGTTGATTTGACTGCGGATCAGAAGAGGACAATTGTGCAGCGGGAAAGACTGCTTTAGGTGCGCAAAGGCAGGTCATCGAGCATACAAATTCCGCACCGCAAGATGGCTTAAATGTAATAGATGTTCCGGCCGGCACGTTGCAGCCCTGTGTAACCTGAATCGACAACCAGCAACGGAAAAGTCGGAAGAGAAGACTGTACTCACTGAGACAATTGTACAGTCTTTGCTGCAAGTCGAAGGCACCAAGAAGAGAACCTGTGTCCTTCTGCAGATGGCTCAAGCGTGGGTTCAGGGTAGGGAGAAGCGAGCAATGGTCAGGTTGATGATTGACGGCGGAAGTCAGCGTACCTTTGTCAAGAAAGAGGTTTCACAGAAGATGGAACTGCGTGCGATGGGAGGGGAGACCCcgaaaataatgacatttggaAACGACAAGCTGTCTTCAGGAATGAAGTGCCACCGAGTGGAGTTATGGCTGTGCAGTAGACACGGCGAAAGAAAGATCCGCGTTGAAGCGCTCGAGATCCCACAAATCTGCTGCGACATTGTGCCAGCACCTGAAGCTTACACCGTCAACTACCTCGAAGAGCAAGGCCTCAAACTTGCCGATAGTACGCAAGATGGAACAGAGATAGGGCTGCTGCTGGAATCCGATTActactgggagttcacaactggTAGGGTCAGGCGCCTGGACAGCGGTCTCGTCGCTGTGGAGACCATTTTTGGCTGGACCTTGCAGGGGACAACGCACACCACAGAATCAACGGCAACGTACATGTCCACTGTGGGAGTGCTGTGCGTGGCTGTCATCGGCGAGGAAGACCAAGATGACACTGCTGCTCAATTTAAATCGTTTTGGCAGCTCGAGCACACTGGCATTGTCGACGAAGAAGAGGCCGATGTGGAAGACAACCAAGTTTTGCGGGAATTTCGGGAGAACGTCTCCAGGAACAACTGCCGATATCAAGTTTCCCTTCCCTGGAAAGAGAATGCTGCCGATTTGGCAGACAACAAAGCCACGGCTTTCAGTAGGCTCAGGTTGTTGACGACAAGATTGATGGGCAACAATGACCTTATGTGCGATTATGACCAGGCATTTCGGAACTACGTGCTTGCTGGACACGTGGAATAGGTCATCGGACTGGGCGAGTCCCCAAGAGGGCCCGTTTATTACATGCCTCACCGCGGCGTGGCCCGTCCATGCAGTCAGACCACAAGATTAAGAGTTGTCTTCGATGCGTCATCTAAAGTGCCGGGAAAACTGTCTCTAAATGACGTCCTGTTTGCCGGGCCTACTCTGAGCCCGAATCTCTAGGATATTTTAACTCGATTTTGAGTACACAATGCGGCGATCATGTCCGACATCGAGAAGGCATTCTTGCAGATTGAGCTTAAAAGGGATGACCAGAACACCCTTTGTTTCCTCTGGTATGAAAGTACACCGAAACAGGGACAAGCGCTCCCTCCAATCAGAGAGTACCGGATGACGAAGGTCCCGTTCGACGCAACATGCAGTCCGTTCCTTTTCACTGCAACACTAAAGCACCATCTAGAGTACACAAAGGATATTTTTCAGGAGACAACAAGCTGCAGCATGCTAAACAATGACGTGTATGTGGATGACTTGGTCACAGGTGCCGATGCTCTGGAGGACGCTATGCGCATATGCAAAGAGGCCGAACATATTCTTCAGATGGCAGGCATGAATCTGAGAAAATGGAAGTCCAATGACCCTAACCTTGCAGCAGAATGGTCGGAAGAGTCAGGAGACGAACATGGAAATTCAGCACATATCGTACCTAAGATCCTTGGCGTTGAGTGGAGACCGACTACAGATGAATTCACGTACGAAATGAGTTCTCTGATTGACTTTTTAAAACAGCGTCAGGACACACAAAGATAGCTTCTACGAGTGACGGCTCGCATATTTGACCCATTTGGATTCTTTGCGCCCATCACTATCACGACTAAGATTATGTTTCAGAGCCTATGGGAACGAGGTGTTCAATGGGATGACCCACTTCCGTCAGACATTCTCGAAAAGTGAAACAAGTGGTGTCAACAGCTCCCTGACTAAAGAAATGTTTCCGTTCCTAGGAAATTGGGGCAGGACATAAAGAACAACAATGCAGAGCCGGAATTACATGTGTTCTGCGACGCGAGTCCAAAGGCATATGG harbors:
- the LOC139052246 gene encoding uncharacterized protein, producing MVRLMIDGGSQRTFVKKEVSQKMELRAMGGETPKIMTFGNDKLSSGMKCHRVELWLCSRHGERKIRVEALEIPQICCDIVPAPEAYTVNYLEEQGLKLADSTQDGTEIGLLLESDYYWEFTTGRVRRLDSGLVAVETIFGWTLQGTTHTTESTATYMSTVGVLCVAVIGEEDQDDTAAQFKSFWQLEHTGIVDEEEADVEDNQVLREFRENVSRNNCRYQVSLPWKENAADLADNKATAFSRLRLLTTRLMGNNDLMCDYDQAFRNYVLAGHVE